The Gammaproteobacteria bacterium genome includes a window with the following:
- a CDS encoding SDR family NAD(P)-dependent oxidoreductase: MSDFVFDRRVAIVTGAGGGLGRAYALELARRGARVVVNDLGGAVDGVGGGAAPADGVVKEIEAAGGEAVANYDSVATPEGGAAIVQTALDEYGTVDILINNAGILRDRSFAKLETSDLKAVLAVHLEGAFYVTQRAFRAMKEQGYGRLVFASSNAGILGNFGQSNYGAAKMGLVGLSNVLAIEGAKYNIKSNVIAPLARTRMTEDLLGPLAELMDPEQVAAMVVYLASEECAFTHEIFSAGGGRYARFFVGATKGWFAGAGVVPSVEEVATHLDEIRDTDGFQILGQISEEIGLLLRSLRGEDDAD, from the coding sequence ATGTCGGATTTCGTGTTCGATCGGCGGGTGGCCATTGTCACCGGTGCCGGGGGAGGACTTGGTAGAGCCTACGCGCTCGAACTCGCCCGCCGTGGTGCCCGCGTGGTCGTCAACGACCTTGGCGGAGCCGTGGATGGCGTTGGGGGCGGGGCCGCGCCGGCCGACGGTGTCGTCAAAGAGATCGAGGCAGCCGGCGGTGAGGCCGTCGCGAACTACGACTCTGTGGCAACTCCTGAAGGGGGAGCCGCAATCGTCCAGACGGCTCTCGACGAGTATGGAACCGTCGATATCCTCATCAACAACGCGGGCATTCTGAGAGATCGGAGCTTTGCGAAGTTGGAGACGTCCGATCTGAAGGCGGTCCTGGCCGTGCACCTCGAGGGAGCGTTCTACGTCACCCAGCGTGCATTCAGGGCGATGAAAGAGCAGGGCTATGGACGCCTCGTTTTCGCCTCGTCGAACGCCGGCATCCTCGGGAACTTTGGCCAATCGAACTACGGCGCCGCCAAGATGGGTCTTGTGGGCCTTTCGAACGTCCTGGCGATCGAGGGGGCCAAATACAACATCAAGTCGAATGTGATCGCTCCGCTGGCGAGAACACGGATGACCGAGGATCTTCTCGGGCCGCTCGCCGAGTTGATGGACCCGGAACAGGTCGCTGCGATGGTGGTCTATCTGGCATCGGAGGAATGCGCGTTCACCCACGAGATCTTCTCGGCGGGCGGGGGCCGCTATGCGCGGTTCTTCGTTGGGGCGACGAAGGGGTGGTTTGCAGGTGCCGGTGTCGTCCCGAGTGTCGAAGAGGTCGCTACCCACCTCGACGAGATTCGCGACACGGACGGATTCCAGATTCTCGGGCAGATCTCAGAGGAGATCGGGTTGCTGCTCCGGTCGTTGAGAGGGGAAGACGATGCCGATTGA
- a CDS encoding 3-alpha,7-alpha,12-alpha-trihydroxy-5-beta-cholest-24-enoyl-CoA hydratase: MPIDIERVLGVSLAETTESWDEDRVILYQIGVGAGVPATDPDELRYVYEADLKVLPSFVTIPAMSSMFGIGAVEGLTFNTVLLVHGDQEVVIHRALPTSATVKQTGRIAEIWDKGKGALVVIEVVGRDANGDPLYTARSGLYLRGEGGFGGPSGPRAGDTAPDREPDLMVESPTLEQQALLYRLNGDKSPLHADPAVAAMAGFPRPILHGLCTYGIVCKAAVDGVFEGDVSRVRAYRARFSKPVIPGQTILTSLWRQGDRVILRASVKETGQVVLTNASIR; this comes from the coding sequence ATGCCGATTGACATCGAGCGGGTCTTGGGCGTCTCGCTTGCCGAAACGACCGAATCCTGGGATGAAGACAGAGTGATCCTGTACCAGATCGGTGTGGGGGCCGGTGTTCCGGCAACCGATCCGGACGAACTCCGGTATGTCTACGAGGCCGACCTGAAGGTGTTGCCCTCGTTCGTCACGATTCCTGCGATGTCCTCGATGTTCGGCATCGGCGCGGTGGAGGGTCTGACGTTCAACACGGTTCTGCTCGTCCATGGTGATCAGGAGGTGGTCATACATCGGGCGTTGCCCACATCGGCAACTGTCAAGCAGACGGGGCGCATCGCCGAGATCTGGGACAAAGGCAAAGGGGCGCTGGTCGTCATCGAAGTCGTGGGGCGGGACGCGAATGGAGATCCCCTCTACACGGCCAGATCGGGGCTGTACCTTCGTGGCGAAGGGGGATTCGGCGGTCCATCAGGTCCTCGTGCCGGTGATACTGCTCCGGATCGGGAACCCGATCTCATGGTGGAGTCGCCGACGCTCGAACAGCAGGCGTTGCTCTATCGGCTGAACGGAGACAAGAGCCCGTTGCACGCGGATCCGGCCGTTGCTGCCATGGCGGGGTTCCCCCGACCGATTCTGCACGGACTGTGTACCTACGGAATCGTGTGCAAGGCGGCCGTCGACGGCGTGTTCGAGGGCGACGTCTCGAGGGTCCGGGCCTATCGCGCGCGCTTCTCCAAACCGGTGATCCCGGGTCAGACGATCCTGACTTCCCTGTGGCGGCAGGGGGATCGTGTCATCCTGAGGGCATCGGTGAAAGAAACGGGCCAGGTGGTGCTCACCAACGCTTCGATCCGGTGA
- a CDS encoding thiamine diphosphokinase: protein MTDMAIIISGGDQVPVAVLDGLPGDAYVIAADSGVDLAATLGIRVDIVIGDLDSVSATALENTKRLGTRIQHHPVDKDATDLELALAHAREEGVSSVIVIGGHGGRMDHFLANASLLAAQTGLDVEWRTGTGTAYRVNGTLHLHGAPGETISLLAFGGPVHRVRTSGLQWPLHDEDLQPGGTRGMSNRFLGEQVEIGVADGNLLVVLPER from the coding sequence ATGACCGACATGGCAATCATCATCTCCGGAGGCGACCAGGTCCCTGTGGCGGTCCTGGACGGGCTTCCTGGAGACGCATACGTGATCGCCGCGGACTCCGGGGTGGATCTGGCCGCGACGCTCGGCATTCGCGTCGACATCGTGATCGGTGATCTCGATTCCGTGTCGGCGACGGCGCTCGAAAACACAAAGCGCCTGGGCACTCGAATCCAGCACCATCCGGTGGACAAGGATGCCACGGATCTCGAACTCGCGTTGGCGCATGCGCGCGAGGAAGGCGTCTCCTCGGTCATCGTGATCGGTGGGCACGGCGGCCGCATGGACCACTTCCTGGCCAATGCCTCGCTCCTGGCCGCGCAGACGGGACTCGACGTGGAGTGGCGGACCGGGACGGGCACGGCGTACCGAGTCAACGGAACGTTGCACCTGCACGGCGCACCGGGAGAGACCATCAGCCTGCTGGCATTCGGTGGACCGGTGCACCGTGTTCGAACCTCCGGTCTGCAATGGCCGCTGCACGACGAGGACCTCCAACCCGGCGGCACTCGAGGGATGTCAAACCGGTTCCTCGGCGAACAGGTGGAAATCGGCGTCGCCGACGGAAACCTGCTCGTTGTGCTCCCCGAGAGATGA
- a CDS encoding prolyl oligopeptidase family serine peptidase: MTRSITANDLWTLPRVGDPVANGGIVVVPVTRFDLDDNKATTSLYLLTPGEPKLLTNPKHDAKSPAIALDGARIAFVRSESPDEPAQLYVMPLDGGEAECLTDMPLGVLGPKWMPDGDGLLFLSPLFTEAPTIEDTRKLRDRREDAKVKAHVTEDRLYRYWDRWLTDGSVPHIFLFDFASREIRDLIPDSQRWWSWDQEADSYDVSPDGREVAFSADTSAPPHDRPRTAVFTTPVAGGATRCLTPDGTGHELRPRYSPDGTLIVYGMQREIDYYADRVRLVRYDRQPDEHHVLTEAWDRSASSWEFTAQGDLVFTAEDRARVNLYQMPPKDVEPRQIARGGTFGHPVPGTDTLFATLQDLSHPPEVVSVDISGSQRLTHFTEESMADLRLGNVEEITFEGADGDPIQAFVVYPPDFDPARRWPLVHMIHGGPHGIFGDTFHFRWNAHTFAAPGYVVALVNFHGSTSWGQDFATSIQGAWGDLPTQDILSATDHLLERGFLDEDRMAIAGGSYGGYLTTWLTTQTDRFACAVAHAAVTDLPGMYASDVTMGRIRSYGADYWEDPDTVDRWNPARHTAGCRTPTLVIAGERDFRVPSTQGLEFYGILKAKGVEARLVYYPDENHWILKPQNSLHWYQEVQTWLARHLDRASTSS; encoded by the coding sequence ATGACACGTTCCATCACTGCAAACGACCTCTGGACACTTCCCCGCGTCGGCGACCCGGTCGCAAACGGCGGGATTGTCGTGGTTCCCGTCACGCGATTCGATCTCGACGACAACAAGGCGACGACCAGCCTGTACTTGCTCACTCCCGGAGAGCCGAAGCTGCTCACCAATCCGAAACACGATGCGAAGTCCCCCGCCATTGCGCTCGACGGCGCCCGCATCGCCTTCGTTCGCTCAGAGAGCCCCGACGAGCCGGCGCAACTCTATGTGATGCCACTCGACGGAGGCGAGGCCGAGTGCCTGACCGACATGCCGCTCGGTGTGCTCGGACCCAAGTGGATGCCCGACGGTGACGGCCTGCTCTTCCTCTCGCCGTTGTTCACCGAGGCACCGACCATCGAAGACACCCGGAAGCTGCGGGATCGGCGCGAGGATGCGAAGGTCAAGGCCCACGTGACCGAAGACCGCCTCTACCGCTACTGGGACCGCTGGCTGACCGATGGAAGCGTTCCGCACATCTTCTTGTTCGACTTCGCCTCGCGAGAGATCCGAGACCTCATCCCCGACTCGCAACGGTGGTGGAGCTGGGATCAGGAAGCCGACTCCTACGATGTTTCGCCGGACGGAAGGGAAGTCGCCTTCTCGGCCGACACGAGTGCACCGCCGCATGACCGGCCTCGCACCGCCGTTTTCACAACCCCGGTCGCCGGCGGAGCGACCCGCTGTCTCACTCCTGACGGCACCGGGCATGAGCTTCGGCCCCGCTACAGCCCGGACGGAACCCTCATCGTCTACGGAATGCAACGCGAAATCGACTACTACGCGGACCGCGTTCGGCTGGTGAGGTATGACCGGCAGCCGGACGAACACCATGTCCTCACGGAAGCTTGGGACCGTTCCGCATCCTCATGGGAGTTCACCGCGCAAGGAGACCTCGTGTTCACCGCGGAGGACCGCGCACGGGTAAATCTGTACCAGATGCCGCCGAAGGACGTGGAACCACGACAGATTGCTCGAGGAGGGACCTTTGGCCATCCGGTGCCCGGCACGGACACACTGTTCGCCACCCTCCAGGACCTCAGCCATCCCCCGGAAGTCGTGAGTGTCGACATATCCGGAAGCCAACGACTGACCCACTTCACCGAAGAGTCGATGGCGGACCTCCGGCTGGGCAATGTCGAAGAAATCACCTTCGAAGGAGCTGACGGCGACCCGATCCAGGCGTTCGTCGTCTACCCGCCCGACTTTGATCCAGCTCGCCGCTGGCCACTCGTGCATATGATCCACGGGGGCCCCCATGGCATCTTCGGAGACACGTTTCACTTCCGATGGAACGCACATACGTTCGCGGCACCCGGCTATGTCGTTGCATTGGTCAACTTCCACGGATCGACTTCCTGGGGCCAGGACTTCGCGACATCGATTCAAGGCGCCTGGGGCGATCTGCCCACGCAGGACATCCTGTCGGCGACCGACCACCTCCTCGAACGAGGGTTTCTCGACGAGGACCGCATGGCCATCGCCGGAGGTTCCTACGGCGGCTATCTGACGACCTGGCTCACGACACAGACCGACCGATTCGCGTGTGCAGTCGCCCACGCGGCGGTCACCGACCTGCCGGGCATGTATGCGTCGGACGTGACGATGGGCAGGATCCGCTCCTACGGTGCCGACTACTGGGAAGACCCCGACACGGTGGACCGCTGGAACCCCGCACGGCACACCGCAGGCTGCCGGACTCCCACACTCGTCATCGCCGGGGAGCGCGACTTTCGCGTTCCATCGACACAGGGCCTGGAGTTCTACGGGATCCTGAAAGCCAAGGGAGTGGAGGCGCGCCTTGTCTACTACCCCGACGAGAACCACTGGATCCTCAAGCCGCAGAACTCTCTGCACTGGTATCAAGAGGTCCAGACGTGGCTTGCTCGCCATCTCGACAGGGCCTCAACCAGTAGTTGA
- the malQ gene encoding 4-alpha-glucanotransferase, giving the protein MHFTRSSGVLVHPTSLPGPPGIGDIGPSAHAWLDQLTQMGCALWQVLPLGPTGYADSPYQSFSSFAGNPNLISPESLIAEGLIDEAEIQNAPAFPVDRVDYGAVITWKRDLVNHAFDNIGALQDDFERFRHAHRDWVGDYGLFMTLKDLYGGHSWTLWPPLLRDRDPAQMEKASLAYTTEIRRHEFAQFLFFRQWSALRRRARSLGISIIGDIPIFAAGDSADVWANRQLFQLTETGEPAFQAGVPPDYFSETGQLWGNPLYRWDEHQRTGFAWWTERFRAVLRFVDIVRIDHFRGFVNYWEVPGGARDATKGRWVDGPGETFFETIQRELGRLPVIAEDLGELDPRVPALRDLLGFPGMKVFQFGFDTDRTSEFLPHNYPRNSVAYTGTHDNDTTRGWFDSLDEARRSFVLEYLGTDDSQIAWDSMWAVWKSRSVLALAPLQDLLDLPTEARMNRPGTTSGNWQWRAIPGAVTAEVQQRMQALNRATRRKPGKRRRSGE; this is encoded by the coding sequence ATGCACTTCACCCGATCATCAGGCGTGCTCGTCCACCCCACGAGCCTTCCCGGCCCGCCCGGCATCGGTGACATCGGGCCTTCTGCACATGCGTGGCTCGACCAGCTGACGCAGATGGGCTGTGCTCTGTGGCAGGTTCTCCCGCTCGGTCCGACCGGTTACGCCGACTCCCCATATCAAAGCTTCTCGAGCTTCGCCGGGAATCCCAACCTGATCAGCCCCGAGAGTCTCATTGCCGAAGGCCTGATCGACGAAGCAGAGATCCAGAACGCCCCTGCGTTTCCCGTCGATCGTGTCGACTACGGAGCTGTCATCACGTGGAAACGCGACTTGGTGAATCACGCCTTCGACAACATCGGTGCGCTACAAGACGACTTCGAACGCTTCCGCCATGCGCATCGGGATTGGGTCGGCGATTACGGCCTCTTCATGACACTGAAGGATCTCTACGGCGGTCACTCCTGGACGTTGTGGCCTCCCTTGTTGAGAGATCGCGATCCGGCGCAGATGGAAAAGGCGTCCCTGGCCTACACGACTGAGATTCGCCGTCACGAGTTCGCCCAGTTCCTCTTCTTTCGTCAGTGGAGTGCGCTTCGTCGCCGTGCACGTTCGCTTGGCATCAGCATCATCGGAGACATCCCGATCTTCGCCGCCGGTGATTCCGCCGACGTGTGGGCGAACCGTCAACTCTTCCAGCTGACCGAAACTGGAGAGCCCGCCTTCCAGGCAGGAGTGCCACCCGACTATTTCTCCGAGACCGGCCAATTGTGGGGCAATCCTCTCTATCGCTGGGACGAGCACCAAAGGACCGGATTCGCGTGGTGGACCGAGCGTTTCCGCGCGGTGCTTCGGTTTGTCGACATCGTCCGCATCGATCATTTCCGTGGATTCGTGAACTACTGGGAGGTGCCCGGTGGAGCACGCGATGCGACCAAGGGAAGGTGGGTCGACGGACCCGGAGAGACCTTCTTCGAGACCATCCAGCGAGAACTCGGAAGGCTCCCGGTCATCGCCGAGGATCTCGGCGAACTGGATCCCCGAGTGCCCGCCCTGCGCGATCTCTTGGGATTCCCCGGGATGAAAGTCTTCCAGTTCGGATTCGACACGGACCGGACCAGCGAGTTCCTCCCCCACAACTACCCGCGCAATAGCGTCGCATACACGGGAACACATGACAACGACACGACCAGAGGCTGGTTCGACAGCCTCGATGAAGCCCGCCGTTCATTCGTGCTGGAGTATCTGGGGACCGACGACAGCCAAATCGCATGGGACAGCATGTGGGCTGTTTGGAAGTCGAGATCGGTTCTCGCCCTGGCCCCGCTTCAGGATCTGCTCGACCTCCCGACAGAAGCCAGAATGAACCGCCCCGGGACCACGTCTGGCAATTGGCAGTGGCGCGCGATTCCCGGCGCGGTCACTGCCGAGGTGCAGCAGCGCATGCAGGCGTTGAACCGCGCCACCCGACGCAAGCCGGGAAAGCGGAGGAGGAGCGGCGAGTAG
- a CDS encoding ATP-grasp domain-containing protein, whose amino-acid sequence MSTAVLILPTGTYRADDFIEAGRSLGVDLVIASEKRHASMSSEGFIHIDSRDLHRSAEAIVQAGDRRPINAVIPVDDAGAMIAAIASQGLGLAHNHPASVAATRNKAILRNVLNEHEVPQPTFELAAPSSDTVALAEVVGTPVVLKPLSLSGSRGVIRVDHPLQVPPVVERIRRILAVAGQNPNELVLIERYIPGREIVLEGLLVEGALRVLALFDKPEPMDGPYFAETMLVTPSRLHPEILEEVETVATRAVRALGLREGPIHAKLRIHGSRVAIIEVAARSIGGLRGRSLHFGLLGTTLEDLLLRHALGMRVNTHREDIASGVLAVPVPSAGTLRTVNGLDAARAVPGITEVAVTIPPGTYVIPLPDGARHLGFLFARAGTPLEVETSLAAARNELEIVIIAD is encoded by the coding sequence GTGAGCACAGCGGTCCTCATTCTCCCCACCGGAACCTACCGGGCCGACGACTTCATCGAGGCCGGCAGATCACTGGGAGTCGATCTGGTCATCGCCTCCGAGAAGCGTCACGCCTCGATGAGCAGCGAGGGATTCATCCACATCGACTCTCGGGACCTGCACCGTTCGGCGGAGGCCATCGTCCAGGCGGGCGACCGTCGCCCGATCAACGCCGTGATCCCGGTGGACGATGCCGGAGCCATGATCGCGGCGATTGCTTCCCAGGGGCTCGGACTGGCGCACAATCACCCTGCATCGGTTGCCGCCACGCGCAACAAGGCGATCCTGCGAAACGTGCTGAACGAACACGAAGTTCCACAGCCCACCTTCGAACTCGCGGCGCCATCGAGCGACACCGTCGCACTTGCGGAAGTCGTGGGAACTCCGGTCGTACTCAAGCCCCTCTCGCTCTCTGGAAGCAGAGGCGTCATCAGAGTCGACCACCCGCTTCAGGTGCCGCCTGTCGTCGAACGAATCCGTCGTATACTCGCCGTTGCCGGTCAGAATCCGAATGAACTGGTGCTCATCGAACGCTACATCCCGGGCAGGGAGATCGTCCTGGAAGGCCTCCTCGTCGAAGGAGCCTTACGTGTCCTGGCTCTCTTCGACAAGCCGGAGCCGATGGACGGCCCGTACTTCGCAGAGACCATGCTCGTGACACCGTCGAGACTCCACCCCGAGATCCTCGAGGAGGTCGAGACGGTGGCGACGCGCGCCGTCCGGGCGCTGGGACTACGGGAAGGTCCCATCCACGCCAAGCTTCGCATCCACGGGAGTCGGGTGGCGATCATCGAAGTCGCAGCTCGCTCGATCGGAGGATTGCGCGGCCGTTCTTTGCACTTCGGACTCCTCGGAACGACCTTGGAGGATCTGCTGCTCAGGCATGCCCTGGGGATGCGCGTGAACACCCACCGTGAAGACATCGCTTCCGGAGTGCTGGCGGTCCCTGTGCCGAGCGCGGGAACGTTGCGGACGGTCAACGGTCTCGACGCAGCCAGGGCTGTGCCCGGCATCACCGAGGTTGCCGTCACGATCCCACCGGGTACGTACGTGATCCCGCTCCCCGACGGGGCACGCCATCTCGGCTTTCTCTTCGCCAGAGCCGGCACTCCTCTCGAGGTCGAGACGTCGCTGGCGGCGGCCAGAAACGAACTCGAGATCGTGATCATCGCGGATTGA